A region from the Maledivibacter sp. genome encodes:
- a CDS encoding DUF3991 domain-containing protein, protein MYKEKRFTDEQIREASGINIVALASSRGYDIKKVTPRSYKIPHYGGLYIKADGSKWNWFSHGKGGGAIQFLMELEGKTWVESVKELLGITHDELPFIEPPPKDIDEKGELIPPKKNSTYKHIFAYLIKTRKIDSSVVQEFVKNKQLYEDERKNCVFVGYDEEKQPQFISLRGTGSKRFRKDLWGSDKTYPFHRKGSNDTLVVFESAIDLMSYLSLIKLHNVNPIKHHMLSMGGTSYLPIDYYTSKYPNIKKMILCLDNDDEGHFFSQQIRERYGDRFYITKHVPENKDFNEDLIQFHKNKVLDKKQDLEQGKGEEIAM, encoded by the coding sequence ATGTATAAAGAAAAGCGATTTACCGATGAACAGATTAGAGAAGCCAGTGGCATTAACATTGTTGCCCTAGCCAGTAGTAGAGGATATGACATTAAAAAAGTGACGCCAAGATCGTACAAGATTCCACATTACGGCGGACTATACATCAAAGCAGATGGTAGCAAGTGGAACTGGTTTTCTCATGGTAAAGGTGGCGGTGCAATACAATTTCTCATGGAACTTGAAGGCAAAACATGGGTAGAGTCTGTTAAAGAACTATTAGGCATTACCCATGATGAACTACCTTTTATTGAACCACCACCAAAGGATATTGATGAAAAAGGTGAACTCATACCACCAAAGAAAAATAGTACCTATAAACATATATTTGCCTACCTCATTAAAACAAGAAAGATAGATAGTTCTGTTGTCCAAGAATTTGTGAAGAACAAGCAACTTTATGAAGATGAAAGAAAAAACTGTGTCTTTGTAGGATATGATGAAGAAAAGCAGCCACAATTTATTAGCCTTAGAGGAACAGGTAGTAAAAGATTTAGGAAAGACCTATGGGGTTCAGATAAAACATATCCCTTTCATAGAAAGGGCAGTAATGATACGCTTGTTGTTTTTGAAAGTGCCATTGATTTAATGAGCTATTTAAGCTTAATAAAGCTTCACAATGTAAACCCTATTAAACACCATATGCTATCAATGGGTGGTACATCCTATCTGCCCATTGATTATTACACAAGTAAATATCCAAACATCAAGAAGATGATCCTCTGTCTAGACAATGACGATGAGGGTCATTTTTTTTCACAACAAATCAGAGAACGTTACGGGGATAGATTTTATATCACAAAACATGTTCCAGAGAACAAGGATTTCAATGAAGACTTAATACAGTTTCATAAAAATAAAGTGCTTGACAAGAAGCAAGATTTAGAACAAGGAAAAGGCGAAGAAATCGCCATGTGA
- a CDS encoding JAB domain-containing protein: MAKRIECSEVFYKSLRDLTGISITKIKRYSKEHNPFNILEHPMVIEPSERQLKKINMLNEFIASYGALKLQESQERIRFTTPSQAGAYFLALLRGMKDREHFMVAFLDNSNSVIETRIVSEGTIDMAIVKPRDILKIAVTNDCTGMILSHNHPGTSLKFSCEDISVTQRIVDVFDPLDIRVIDHILIGGNNYASMANQGCLPKHVLNKSSYEPIRLQSVCEENLVTIDDEDELEL; this comes from the coding sequence GTGGCTAAAAGAATAGAGTGTTCAGAAGTTTTTTATAAGAGTCTCAGGGATTTAACAGGGATTTCTATTACAAAGATTAAGCGTTATTCTAAAGAGCATAATCCCTTTAACATCCTTGAACATCCAATGGTTATTGAACCAAGTGAAAGACAACTTAAAAAGATTAACATGCTCAATGAATTTATAGCTTCTTATGGAGCATTAAAACTCCAAGAGAGTCAAGAACGTATAAGGTTCACAACACCTAGCCAAGCAGGTGCATATTTTTTAGCACTACTACGAGGCATGAAGGATAGAGAGCATTTCATGGTAGCTTTTTTAGATAACAGTAACAGTGTCATAGAAACAAGGATTGTTTCAGAGGGTACTATTGATATGGCTATTGTTAAGCCAAGGGATATTTTGAAAATTGCAGTGACTAATGATTGTACGGGTATGATTTTATCTCATAACCATCCAGGTACATCATTGAAATTCTCATGTGAGGATATTAGTGTGACTCAAAGAATCGTTGACGTGTTCGATCCGCTAGATATAAGGGTCATCGACCATATTCTTATTGGTGGAAACAATTACGCATCAATGGCAAATCAAGGGTGTCTACCAAAGCATGTATTAAATAAATCAAGCTATGAGCCAATTCGTCTTCAATCTGTTTGTGAAGAAAACCTTGTGACAATAGATGATGAAGATGAGTTGGAACTGTAA
- a CDS encoding helicase-related protein: protein MIYRGFERDVENSPLSNFDPVKVKEQFRATLTESIYFMTAIRCGMEVEPEFKVISYFNTKAFIFRLGSVVSNLSESILRDIEKEIKAIEKERSASHETSRTGLQNESTGLSRTSTRSSGEQSGNRAVRHESHELSEGRISSQVQPAKSRGDVDGNHAESQRGSTGANGSATGTNVENRPHSQPTELLRELQTQGDDKNLSRGNSPSRNHLQSEVTPTKESSYDGSFVLADITDDELIRYELNRGSSFQNGKQRIVDFFAGKATAKEKAEFLKNEYGTGGGTLSYNISDDPSVQKFETIGFQDHDSKSIRLRLNDGRKIKITWSKAVKGIERLIKSGDYFKPRYKGEEPPIPKTERQPTLFDEAYNQERILEESHVEVKTDTGDILSPLNDEQESIVLGDYDIPDEIDEIREAESKSIATKSTDYVDEEKAISQKNYDHLSTLATGIINGRYSFLKLKSKGYMDLTIERLDYNRIAMRHYFIQNGDQMYDPNMELIIDHEREIIMAATFQQDSLGIYQEVYLEDNKWSPQLSEKLNDFLSTWLGNIESQGYMPVEAHLLDYNNESITFDSNGKESLWQEELFEVMAAEGEIKEPYNTGEDIESAKNYKATETDLVTTNDIPEDEVIEEKESHGNVGFLSNPNEHLKVIQHVPDLNDEKERIQEYILSSTDSDDEKVQSVKDILMKKNITFELEDENYMFKTTANNLLLAKLENGTYSTYGYLWEVAYKHIETMVYNNTFLMNSEISEDVEISKTDAQRNSDIENVIEPHNEEPSSPIESSNDLDGKVVKEDELTDATKDAVETENIIAKINYSYKPEDGIGIGGAKTKYKQNIEAIKTLRVIEEENRLATAEEQSILAKYSGWGGLASAFDSHNSSWANEYQELKQLLSPDEYSSARESTPNAHYTSPVVINTMFQVLDQLGFTGGSILEPSMGIGNFFSHLPDNMTDSKLYGVELDDLSGRIAKQLYQNANITIDGYEKANMKDNFFDVAIGNIPFGNYKVYDRQYNKHNFLIHDYFIAKTLDKVRPNGIIALVTSKGTLDKADDRVRKYIAERAELLGAIRLPNTAFKEVAGTDVTTDILFLQKRERLSVKNPSWLEVGENENGVPMNQYFLDNPHMCLGEMVFDTRMYGEDSRYTTCMIQDETFNLEEGLNGAVRSIRGSIKPYVREVGEDEEEDGLIPANPNVKNYTYAYLDSILYYRENSHMRKLDITGKKLERIKGMIELREITRDIINMQVEGCTLDALKEKQQILNTKYDAFVKKYKAISSKMNMQAFREDNDYPLLCSLEVMDEDKKITKADIFTKQTIKPSQKITSVDTARDALSVSLNEKGEIDLPYMAELYDEDVEDIVHELNGEIFLNPVRYDENSPYVGYETYDEYLSGNVREKLKFAKVYAEINTELFSGNVTALEKVQPKDLDASEIDVRLGTTWIENHDYEQFIYELLKTPNYYKNRSGARDEICLSYNNYNTSYTINGKGLDGDSVSAKETFGTRRMNAYYIIEDTLNLKNVTVKDRVEEGDKVKYVLNKKETMLAREKQSLVKQAFKDWIFKAPERRKKYVDFYNQNFNNIRLREYDGSHLTFPEMNPDIKLRPHQVNAIARTIYGGNTLLAHTVGAGKTFEMIASCMEQKRMGILKKAIFVVPNHITQDFGSEFLRLYPNANVLVTTKKDFEKKNRQRFVSRIATGSYDAIVIGHSQFERIPVSIERQEHMIHKQINDLIHGIDQSKSEKGQNWSVKQMEAEKKKLEVELKRLHDTPKDNVINFEELGVDAIYLDEAHYYKNCAVFSKMRNVGGVGQSKAKKASDMLMKTQYIQEVNGGEKGVVFATGTPISNSMTELFVMQRYLQNKELESRGLKHFDSWAAQFGEVVSALELAPEGTGYRIKNRFAKFTNLPELMTMFKNVADIQTADMLNLPVPKLKGGKSKVIVAESNDYIDEMMASFAERAEHIRGGADPRIDNMLKVTNEARLLGLDPRTLDSEAPNDPDSKVNRCIEAVFQEYMESSEIKGTQIIFSDTGTPTSDGRFSVYPYIKEELIKKGVPAEEICFIHDAKSDHQRESLFADMRSGNKRIIIGSTPKMGTGTNIQSKLVALHHLDCPWKPSSLEQREGRIIRQGNENEEVNIYKYVTKSTFDSYLWQLVENKQRFISQIMTSKSVSRSAEDIDETVLSYAEVKAIATGNPLIKEKMEVDNEVSRLTLLKGAYDSNKYSLEDRFLYRYPQEIKRHEEAIECIVKDIEKRDMDTSTEFKVTIEGKVFHEREKAGTYMLALLNGMKDGETRTVGNLKGFELSITKSPFHMEQGMTLHGSKTYFIGFSDSPHGNMIKLENTLEAFEKRIEKHEMTIEELTRNKNQAKEEWEKPFAHQSTLERILKRQNELNHLLDMNKEADTIIGDEDVKEAASIVEQYSDGEAL, encoded by the coding sequence ATGATTTATCGTGGCTTTGAAAGAGATGTTGAAAATAGTCCATTATCTAATTTTGACCCAGTAAAGGTTAAAGAACAATTTAGAGCAACACTTACAGAAAGCATTTACTTTATGACAGCTATACGATGTGGTATGGAAGTAGAACCTGAGTTTAAGGTAATTAGCTATTTTAATACAAAGGCTTTTATCTTTAGGCTAGGGAGTGTGGTTAGTAACCTATCGGAATCAATTCTAAGGGATATTGAAAAAGAAATAAAAGCTATCGAAAAAGAAAGGAGTGCAAGTCATGAAACCAGTCGAACTGGATTACAAAATGAATCCACAGGGCTTTCTCGAACCAGTACTAGAAGTAGCGGGGAGCAATCAGGAAATAGGGCAGTACGGCATGAGAGCCATGAATTATCTGAAGGAAGAATATCCTCACAGGTACAGCCTGCTAAGAGCAGAGGGGACGTTGATGGAAATCATGCAGAAAGTCAACGAGGAAGCACAGGGGCGAATGGAAGTGCTACAGGAACAAATGTTGAAAACCGACCCCATTCCCAACCCACAGAACTTTTACGAGAGCTACAAACACAGGGAGATGATAAGAACCTCAGCAGAGGAAATAGTCCTTCACGAAATCATTTACAAAGCGAGGTAACACCAACTAAGGAGTCATCATACGATGGCTCTTTTGTTTTGGCTGATATTACAGATGATGAACTGATTCGTTATGAACTCAATCGAGGAAGCAGTTTTCAAAATGGTAAACAGAGAATTGTAGATTTCTTTGCGGGTAAAGCCACAGCAAAAGAAAAGGCTGAATTTCTTAAAAATGAATATGGTACAGGAGGTGGAACGCTTTCATATAACATAAGCGATGATCCATCTGTTCAGAAATTTGAGACTATAGGTTTCCAAGATCATGACAGTAAAAGTATAAGACTTCGACTCAATGATGGACGAAAAATCAAAATAACGTGGTCAAAAGCTGTTAAAGGAATTGAGAGGCTTATTAAAAGTGGTGACTACTTTAAACCACGATATAAAGGTGAAGAACCGCCTATTCCTAAAACTGAAAGGCAGCCTACTCTGTTTGACGAAGCATATAATCAAGAGCGTATTCTAGAAGAAAGTCATGTAGAAGTTAAAACTGATACTGGAGATATTCTATCTCCACTTAATGATGAACAAGAATCTATAGTACTTGGTGATTATGATATTCCTGATGAAATAGATGAAATAAGAGAAGCAGAGTCTAAATCTATTGCCACGAAAAGTACTGATTATGTAGATGAAGAAAAAGCAATTTCTCAGAAGAACTATGACCATTTAAGCACTCTTGCTACAGGTATTATCAACGGACGTTATAGTTTTCTTAAATTGAAATCTAAGGGTTATATGGACTTAACGATTGAGCGACTAGATTATAATCGAATTGCTATGAGACATTATTTTATCCAGAACGGTGACCAGATGTATGACCCTAATATGGAACTCATAATAGATCATGAAAGAGAAATCATTATGGCGGCAACCTTTCAGCAAGATAGTTTAGGGATTTATCAAGAAGTCTATTTGGAAGATAACAAATGGTCACCTCAGTTAAGTGAAAAGCTTAATGATTTTCTAAGCACATGGTTAGGCAATATTGAATCTCAAGGATATATGCCAGTAGAAGCACATTTACTAGATTACAACAATGAAAGTATTACCTTTGATAGTAATGGTAAGGAAAGTTTATGGCAGGAAGAACTCTTTGAAGTAATGGCAGCAGAAGGAGAAATAAAAGAGCCTTATAATACGGGTGAAGATATTGAGAGTGCTAAGAATTATAAAGCCACTGAAACAGATTTAGTTACCACTAATGATATACCAGAGGATGAAGTAATTGAAGAAAAAGAATCACATGGGAATGTTGGTTTTCTAAGTAATCCTAATGAGCATTTAAAAGTGATACAACATGTACCTGATTTAAATGATGAGAAGGAACGAATCCAAGAATATATTTTGAGTAGTACCGATTCAGATGATGAAAAGGTTCAGTCCGTAAAAGATATACTCATGAAAAAAAACATTACTTTTGAGCTAGAAGATGAAAACTATATGTTCAAAACTACAGCCAATAATCTTTTGCTTGCTAAACTTGAGAATGGCACATACAGCACCTACGGTTATTTATGGGAAGTAGCCTATAAGCATATTGAAACAATGGTTTATAATAATACATTTCTAATGAACAGTGAAATCAGTGAAGATGTAGAAATTTCAAAAACGGATGCTCAAAGGAATTCAGATATAGAAAATGTTATTGAACCACATAATGAAGAGCCATCTTCACCAATTGAATCATCAAATGATCTTGATGGCAAAGTAGTTAAGGAAGATGAACTCACAGATGCTACTAAGGATGCCGTAGAAACAGAAAATATAATCGCCAAAATCAATTACAGTTACAAACCTGAAGATGGTATCGGAATTGGTGGTGCAAAGACCAAGTATAAACAGAACATTGAAGCCATCAAGACATTACGTGTTATTGAAGAAGAAAATCGCCTTGCTACTGCTGAGGAGCAAAGCATCTTAGCTAAATACAGTGGATGGGGTGGACTTGCCAGTGCTTTTGATAGCCATAATAGTTCATGGGCAAATGAATACCAAGAATTAAAGCAGTTGTTGTCTCCAGATGAGTACAGTAGTGCCAGAGAATCTACACCAAATGCCCATTACACATCTCCTGTAGTTATTAATACCATGTTTCAAGTCTTGGATCAGTTAGGTTTTACTGGTGGTAGCATTTTAGAACCGAGTATGGGTATAGGTAATTTCTTCTCCCATTTACCTGATAACATGACAGATTCCAAACTCTATGGGGTGGAACTAGATGATCTATCAGGTCGTATAGCGAAGCAACTTTATCAAAATGCCAATATCACAATTGATGGTTATGAAAAGGCAAATATGAAAGATAATTTCTTTGATGTAGCCATTGGTAATATCCCCTTTGGAAATTACAAGGTCTATGACAGGCAGTACAACAAACATAATTTTCTCATTCACGATTATTTTATTGCCAAAACCCTTGATAAAGTCAGACCAAATGGGATCATTGCTCTTGTTACATCTAAAGGGACACTCGATAAAGCAGATGACCGTGTAAGAAAGTATATTGCAGAAAGAGCAGAACTACTAGGAGCTATTCGTTTACCTAATACAGCATTTAAAGAAGTGGCTGGAACAGATGTAACCACAGATATTTTGTTCTTGCAAAAGCGTGAGCGGTTATCGGTAAAGAATCCAAGTTGGCTTGAGGTAGGAGAGAATGAAAATGGCGTACCTATGAATCAATACTTCCTAGACAACCCTCATATGTGTTTAGGTGAGATGGTCTTTGATACAAGGATGTATGGTGAAGACAGTCGTTATACCACCTGTATGATTCAGGATGAAACCTTTAACCTTGAAGAAGGATTAAATGGGGCTGTTAGGTCTATTAGGGGGTCAATCAAGCCTTATGTAAGAGAAGTCGGTGAAGATGAAGAGGAAGACGGTTTAATACCTGCAAATCCTAATGTAAAGAATTATACCTATGCCTACTTAGATAGTATTCTCTATTACCGTGAAAACAGCCATATGAGAAAGTTAGATATCACAGGTAAGAAGCTAGAACGTATTAAAGGTATGATTGAGCTAAGAGAGATTACAAGGGATATTATCAACATGCAAGTAGAAGGTTGCACCCTTGATGCTCTAAAAGAGAAACAACAAATCCTTAATACCAAGTATGATGCTTTTGTAAAAAAGTATAAGGCAATCTCATCAAAAATGAATATGCAAGCCTTTAGAGAAGACAACGATTATCCTCTACTTTGTTCATTAGAGGTTATGGATGAAGATAAAAAAATCACCAAGGCAGATATCTTTACCAAACAAACCATTAAGCCTAGTCAGAAGATTACTTCTGTTGATACGGCAAGAGATGCTTTGTCAGTATCCTTAAATGAAAAAGGTGAAATTGATTTACCCTATATGGCAGAACTTTATGATGAAGATGTTGAGGACATTGTTCATGAACTTAATGGAGAAATCTTTTTAAATCCTGTACGATACGATGAGAACAGTCCCTATGTTGGTTATGAAACATACGATGAATACTTATCAGGTAATGTGAGAGAAAAACTGAAATTTGCTAAAGTCTATGCAGAGATAAATACTGAGTTGTTTTCTGGCAATGTAACAGCTTTAGAGAAAGTACAACCCAAAGACCTAGATGCCAGTGAAATTGACGTAAGACTTGGCACTACATGGATTGAAAATCATGACTATGAACAGTTTATCTATGAACTGCTTAAAACCCCCAATTACTATAAGAACAGATCAGGTGCAAGGGATGAAATCTGTCTATCCTACAACAATTACAACACATCTTATACCATCAATGGTAAAGGGCTAGATGGAGACTCTGTATCTGCTAAAGAAACCTTTGGTACAAGGCGTATGAATGCCTATTATATTATTGAGGATACCTTGAATCTTAAAAATGTGACGGTGAAAGATAGAGTAGAAGAAGGGGACAAAGTAAAATATGTCTTAAATAAAAAAGAGACTATGCTCGCAAGGGAAAAGCAAAGTCTTGTAAAGCAAGCTTTCAAAGATTGGATATTCAAAGCTCCTGAACGTCGTAAGAAGTATGTGGATTTCTATAATCAAAACTTTAATAACATTAGATTAAGGGAATATGATGGTAGTCATTTAACCTTCCCTGAAATGAATCCCGATATTAAACTAAGACCCCATCAAGTCAATGCAATTGCGAGAACCATTTATGGTGGCAATACCTTACTGGCACATACGGTAGGGGCAGGGAAGACCTTTGAGATGATTGCCTCTTGTATGGAACAGAAACGTATGGGGATACTTAAAAAAGCTATCTTCGTAGTGCCTAATCATATCACACAAGATTTTGGATCAGAGTTTTTAAGGCTTTATCCCAATGCCAATGTATTAGTGACCACCAAGAAGGATTTTGAAAAGAAGAATAGGCAACGGTTTGTATCAAGAATTGCTACAGGCAGTTATGATGCCATTGTTATCGGTCATAGCCAGTTCGAGAGAATCCCCGTATCCATCGAACGACAAGAACATATGATACACAAACAGATTAATGATCTGATTCATGGTATTGACCAGTCCAAGTCAGAAAAAGGTCAGAACTGGTCAGTAAAACAGATGGAAGCAGAAAAGAAAAAGTTAGAAGTTGAACTTAAGCGTTTACATGATACTCCAAAGGATAATGTGATTAATTTTGAGGAGTTGGGTGTGGACGCTATTTATTTGGACGAAGCCCATTATTATAAGAATTGTGCAGTCTTTTCTAAGATGCGTAATGTAGGTGGGGTAGGACAATCAAAAGCTAAGAAAGCTAGTGATATGCTTATGAAGACTCAATATATTCAAGAGGTAAATGGCGGTGAAAAAGGTGTTGTATTTGCTACAGGAACGCCCATCAGTAACTCCATGACAGAATTATTTGTTATGCAACGCTACCTTCAAAATAAGGAACTGGAAAGCCGAGGATTAAAGCATTTTGATAGTTGGGCAGCACAGTTTGGAGAGGTAGTATCAGCTTTAGAACTTGCCCCAGAAGGAACTGGCTATCGCATTAAGAATCGATTTGCTAAGTTTACTAATCTACCTGAACTTATGACCATGTTTAAGAATGTGGCGGACATACAGACGGCAGATATGCTCAATCTTCCAGTGCCTAAATTAAAGGGTGGCAAGTCCAAGGTCATAGTAGCTGAGAGTAATGATTACATTGATGAAATGATGGCATCCTTTGCAGAACGGGCAGAACATATAAGGGGCGGTGCTGACCCAAGAATAGATAACATGTTGAAGGTGACCAATGAAGCAAGGCTTCTAGGACTTGATCCAAGAACCCTTGATTCAGAAGCACCAAATGACCCTGATTCCAAAGTTAATCGTTGTATAGAAGCTGTTTTTCAAGAATACATGGAGAGCAGTGAAATAAAAGGAACACAGATTATCTTCTCTGATACAGGAACGCCCACAAGTGATGGGCGTTTTTCAGTATATCCCTATATAAAAGAAGAACTGATTAAGAAAGGCGTCCCTGCTGAGGAAATTTGTTTTATACATGATGCAAAGAGTGACCACCAAAGAGAAAGTCTATTTGCTGACATGCGTAGTGGCAATAAGCGAATCATCATTGGTTCAACACCTAAAATGGGAACAGGAACGAACATTCAATCAAAGCTTGTGGCTCTCCACCACCTTGATTGCCCTTGGAAACCATCAAGTTTAGAGCAACGAGAAGGTCGCATAATTCGTCAGGGAAATGAAAATGAGGAAGTAAACATTTATAAGTATGTAACCAAATCTACTTTTGATTCTTACCTCTGGCAACTGGTGGAGAATAAACAGCGATTTATATCTCAGATTATGACTTCTAAATCGGTATCAAGAAGTGCTGAGGATATTGATGAAACCGTATTGTCTTATGCTGAGGTAAAAGCCATTGCCACAGGTAATCCTTTGATTAAAGAAAAGATGGAAGTGGATAATGAAGTTTCTAGGTTAACCCTTTTAAAAGGTGCTTATGACAGTAACAAGTATTCTCTTGAAGATCGGTTTCTCTATCGGTATCCACAGGAAATCAAAAGACATGAAGAAGCCATTGAATGTATTGTAAAGGATATTGAGAAAAGGGATATGGATACATCCACAGAGTTCAAAGTAACCATTGAAGGTAAAGTCTTTCATGAAAGAGAAAAGGCAGGTACATACATGTTAGCACTTCTTAATGGCATGAAAGATGGTGAGACTCGTACTGTTGGTAATCTAAAAGGCTTTGAGTTATCTATTACCAAGAGTCCTTTTCATATGGAACAAGGTATGACCTTACATGGCAGTAAGACCTATTTCATTGGATTCTCTGATAGTCCTCACGGCAACATGATTAAGTTAGAAAATACCCTTGAAGCTTTTGAAAAGAGAATCGAAAAGCATGAAATGACCATTGAAGAATTGACTCGTAATAAGAATCAAGCAAAGGAAGAATGGGAAAAGCCATTTGCTCATCAATCAACACTGGAACGCATACTAAAACGTCAAAATGAATTGAACCATTTATTGGATATGAATAAGGAAGCTGATACGATTATAGGTGATGAAGATGTAAAGGAAGCAGCTTCGATAGTAGAGCAATATAGCGATGGTGAAGCATTGTAG
- a CDS encoding ParB N-terminal domain-containing protein, translating to MSKGEVKKVQPFMAIFGEDYDPDVENKETPNQDIIKIEQLVPFKNHPFKLYEGERLNEMVESIRQFGVIVPIVVRKKRLKFEILSGHNRVEACKILGLKEIPAVVKEGLTEEEALLIVTETNTMQRSFGDLPHSERATVVSVRHDAMKKQGFRTDLLEEIERLSKSPNIDESTSSPVGKKFETSMGQVGKEYNLSKNSVARYLRISKLPEEFKELVDEGKIAIRAGVDLSYLREESLDIVHAIVTEENFKIDMKRARDLRGADKKAPLTFDSASAIIRGEKKEKAEKPKPPKYWGKVFVKHFKPDQEESEVISIIDKALAMYYESLKVAEVVEANTNGEEMEL from the coding sequence TTGAGTAAAGGTGAAGTAAAAAAGGTTCAGCCATTTATGGCGATATTCGGAGAAGATTATGATCCCGATGTAGAAAATAAAGAAACACCTAATCAGGATATCATTAAGATAGAGCAGTTAGTGCCATTTAAGAACCACCCCTTCAAATTGTATGAAGGGGAACGGCTTAATGAAATGGTTGAGAGTATCAGGCAATTTGGTGTGATAGTGCCGATTGTTGTAAGGAAAAAACGACTTAAGTTTGAAATTCTAAGTGGGCATAATAGAGTAGAAGCGTGTAAGATACTTGGCTTAAAAGAGATACCTGCTGTTGTGAAGGAAGGATTAACAGAAGAAGAAGCTTTATTGATTGTAACAGAGACCAATACGATGCAACGTTCTTTTGGCGATTTACCTCATTCTGAGAGAGCAACGGTTGTATCTGTAAGGCATGATGCTATGAAGAAGCAGGGATTTAGAACAGATTTACTAGAAGAAATTGAAAGGTTATCTAAATCACCCAATATTGATGAGTCAACTTCTTCCCCAGTGGGGAAGAAGTTCGAGACAAGTATGGGGCAAGTAGGCAAAGAATATAATCTCTCAAAAAATTCTGTAGCTCGTTATCTTCGTATATCTAAACTCCCCGAAGAATTTAAGGAATTAGTAGACGAAGGAAAAATTGCTATCAGAGCAGGTGTTGATCTCTCTTATTTAAGAGAAGAAAGTCTCGATATTGTCCATGCTATTGTTACAGAAGAAAACTTCAAGATTGATATGAAAAGGGCAAGGGACTTACGTGGAGCTGATAAGAAAGCACCACTGACCTTTGATTCAGCTAGTGCCATTATTAGAGGCGAAAAGAAAGAAAAGGCTGAGAAACCTAAGCCACCTAAGTATTGGGGGAAGGTGTTTGTCAAACATTTTAAGCCTGACCAAGAGGAATCAGAAGTTATAAGCATCATTGATAAGGCATTAGCTATGTATTATGAATCATTGAAGGTGGCAGAAGTAGTTGAAGCCAATACAAATGGTGAAGAAATGGAGCTATGA
- a CDS encoding ParA family protein — protein MKMSKVIAVASQKGGTAKSTTCRNVATILKYMGYKVLVVDCDNQANLTDCFGIESPDKLDVTLYHLMERIIMDEDLPEKEEYIINREGVDVLPASILLSDIEIKLVSAMSREYILKAIIDEIKEDYDYVLLDAMPSLGLMTLNVLASSDSVLIPATPEYLSAKGLELLLKTIFKIKKRINKKIDFEGILLTMFDERTNLAQEMLEMIEASYGEHIKVFRTKIPKSVKVGEANARSKSIIDYMPTNKAAIAYERFTRELLKKEVMSFE, from the coding sequence ATGAAGATGAGTAAAGTGATAGCTGTAGCAAGTCAAAAAGGTGGCACTGCAAAAAGTACAACGTGTAGAAACGTAGCTACGATTTTAAAATATATGGGTTACAAGGTGTTGGTGGTGGATTGTGATAACCAAGCGAATTTGACAGATTGTTTTGGTATTGAAAGTCCTGATAAGTTGGATGTGACCCTTTATCATTTAATGGAACGCATTATTATGGATGAGGATTTGCCTGAGAAGGAAGAGTACATTATTAATAGGGAAGGGGTAGATGTGCTACCTGCCAGTATCCTACTATCGGATATTGAAATCAAGTTGGTGTCAGCTATGAGTAGAGAGTATATTCTTAAAGCCATTATTGATGAAATCAAAGAGGATTATGATTATGTGCTACTTGATGCCATGCCTTCTCTTGGACTTATGACACTTAATGTACTAGCCAGTAGTGATAGCGTATTGATTCCTGCCACACCTGAATATCTATCAGCTAAGGGTCTTGAGTTACTTCTAAAAACCATATTTAAAATCAAGAAACGTATCAATAAGAAGATTGATTTTGAGGGTATTCTACTGACCATGTTTGATGAACGAACCAATCTTGCACAAGAAATGCTAGAAATGATTGAAGCTTCTTATGGAGAGCATATCAAGGTATTTAGAACCAAGATACCTAAGTCGGTAAAGGTTGGTGAAGCCAACGCAAGAAGTAAGAGTATCATTGACTATATGCCTACGAATAAAGCGGCAATTGCTTACGAAAGATTCACAAGAGAGTTGCTGAAAAAAGAGGTGATGTCATTTGAGTAA